Proteins encoded in a region of the Megalops cyprinoides isolate fMegCyp1 chromosome 3, fMegCyp1.pri, whole genome shotgun sequence genome:
- the LOC118775728 gene encoding glycerophosphodiester phosphodiesterase domain-containing protein 5-like, with the protein MGPSPTTLSKLKLGKLKVVRRQLLQRYEHQPFVSCLAGLYGCQWRRYQRARTLPGECCCSKVECGSFGLLIVTFCLSLVFLYFWSEAQNDYNDFDWFNFGNLGFWFPWSVVLLVVAAAFFSYVTVLLVLAVCLLSEGQRLYLHWGHKIGILVTLTFSIVATAVLSDLWSKEWSTLLLSFQVTAPYLHVGGVLMMTLLSWPIALHYFRMNKKVRRAVTMGLYLSVLIALYLVPLGMYSPCIKEEGTLGPAPVLLGHRGAPMLAPENTQMSFEKAVEAGGEGLETDVTLSYDGVPFLMHDRTLRRTTDVQDVFPNRTDMPAAMFTWSELERLNAGAWFLSRDPFGTASSLTPEDRVRAQNQSVFTLRDFLDLAAQHRKLVIFDLYRPPRGHPYRNTWITRTLEVIHNESSILSSQVLWLPAELRDLVHELDPALQQTSGSRASIEELQEDHIVKLNLHYSTMSREQISKYASANITTNLYVISQPWLYSLAWCAGAHSVTTNALHILKNLRRPLFLMTPEEYSRMWIPTDVVSAALILIVFIFHWWRERGLAFYSGSREVNENGTYSKFRTELSDVWSISSVNGVGQALSPTIDPKLSAISELQEPTDLGRG; encoded by the exons ATGGGCCCCTCTCCCACCACCCTGTCAAAGCTGAAGCTGGGGAAGCTGAAGGTGGTGCGGCGGCAGCTTCTGCAGCGCTACGAGCACCAGCCCTTCGTGTCCTGCCTGGCGGGCCTCTACGGCTGCCAGTGGAGGCGCTACCAGCGGGCACGCACCCTTCCAGGGGAGTGCTGCTGCAGCAAG GTGGAATGTGGCAGTTTTGGGCTCTTGATAGTGACATTTTGCCTGTCCCTggtgtttctgtatttctggAGTGAAGCACAGAATGACTACAATGACTTTGACTG GTTCAATTTTGGAAATTTAGGGTTCTGGTTCCCATGGTCGGTGGTGCTGCTGGTTGTTGCCGCTGCTTTCTTCAGCTATGTGACTGTGCTGCTG GTGCTTGCAGTATGTTTGCTCTCGGAGGGACAGCGGCTGTATCTGCACTGGGGACACAAG ATTGGTATCCTGGTGACTCTGACATTCTCCATTGTGGCCACAGCTGTGCTCTCAGACCTGTGGAGCAAAGAGTGGTCtactctcctgctctccttccaG GTCACGGCACCATATCTGCATGTGGGAGGGGTTCTGATGATGACACTCCTGTCCTGGCCAATAGCCTTACATTACTTCCGCATGAACAAGAAAG TGCGACGGGCAGTTACCATGGGGCTGTACCTGTCAGTGCTTATTGCCCTGTACCTAGTGCCCCTGGGTATGTACTCCCCTTGCATCAAAGAAGAGGGCACCCTGGGACCTGCGCCTGTTCTCTTGGGACATAGAGGTGCCCCCATG CTTGCACCAGAGAATACACAGATGTCATTTGAAAAAGCGGTGGAAGCAGGAGGCGAAGGTTTGGAAACAGATGTGACCTTAAG CTACGATGGGGTTCCCTTCCTGATGCATGACAGAACCTTGCGGAGGACCACAGATGTGCAGGATGTGTTCCCCAACCGCACAGACATGCCAGCTGCCATGTTCACCTGGAGTGAGCTGGAGAGGCTTAATGCTGGGGCCTGGTTCCTCTCG CGTGACCCATTCGGGACTGCCTCTTCGTTAACCCCAGAGGATCGGGTACGGGCACAGAACCAGTCAGTGTTCACGCTGCGTGACTTCCTGGACCTGGCTGCCCAGCACAGGAAGTTGGTGATCTTTGACCTTTACCGCCCACCCCGGGGCCACCCCTACAGGAACACCTGGATCACTCGCACTCTGGAGGTGATACACAATGAGTCCTCCATTCTCTCCAGTCAG GTGCTCTGGCTGCCTGCCGAGTTGAGGGACTTAGTACACGAGCTGGACCCAGCCCTACAGCAGACCTCTGGGAGTAGGGCATCCATTGAAGAACTGCAGGAGGACCACATTGTCAAGCTCAACCTGCACTACAGCACTATGTCCCGAGAGCAGATCAG tAAGTACGCATCAGCGAACATCACCACCAACCTGTATGTGATCAGCCAGCCCTGGCTGTACTCTCTGGCCTGGTGTGCTGGGGCCCACTCCGTCACCACCAATGCCCTGCATATTCTCAAAAATCTGCGAAGGCCACTGTTCCTCATG ACTCCTGAGGAGTACAGCCGGATGTGGATCCCGACAGATGTTGTGTCTGCTGCTCTCATCCTCATTGTCTTCATCTTCCACTG GTGGAGGGAGCGTGGCCTGGCTTTCTATTcaggcagcagagaggtgaATGAGAATGGGACCTACAGCAAGTTCAGAACAG AGCTGAGTGACGTATGGTCCATCTCCAGCGTCAATGGAGTGGGACAGGCTCTAAGCCCAACCATTGACCCAAAACTGAGTGCCATTTCTGAGCTGCAGGAGCCCACTGATTTAGGGAGAGGGTAG